A single genomic interval of bacterium harbors:
- a CDS encoding T9SS type A sorting domain-containing protein has protein sequence MGQNKDGNVLFIFFRSPYSIHDFNEILKNLPINIACAQHQVKGTAGQTFTGITDNSKYILQAGFWYGSGLVTDAIQTPIVMLQQYQLKQNYPNPFNPGTTIRYNLPRAADVRISIYNMSGRKVQTLIRGRQPAGEHSLYWDASRTASGIYFIRMESAEAILVKKCVLVK, from the coding sequence TTGGGGCAGAATAAAGATGGAAATGTATTGTTCATTTTTTTCCGGTCGCCGTATTCTATACATGATTTTAATGAAATTCTGAAGAATCTACCCATCAATATTGCCTGCGCCCAGCACCAAGTAAAAGGAACAGCGGGACAGACGTTTACAGGCATCACAGACAACTCCAAATATATTCTTCAGGCCGGGTTCTGGTACGGCAGCGGCTTAGTCACGGATGCGATACAGACTCCAATAGTCATGCTTCAACAATATCAGCTGAAACAAAACTACCCAAATCCCTTTAACCCTGGCACTACGATCCGCTATAACCTGCCCCGTGCAGCGGATGTCAGGATCAGTATTTATAATATGAGCGGAAGAAAAGTTCAGACACTTATCAGAGGCCGGCAGCCAGCAGGGGAGCATTCACTCTATTGGGATGCTTCAAGAACAGCATCAGGAATTTATTTTATAAGAATGGAGTCAGCAGAAGCTATATTAGTAAAAAAATGTGTGCTGGTAAAATAA
- a CDS encoding ATP-binding cassette domain-containing protein, with amino-acid sequence MNETDSNLLVEVINLTAGFQDTKVIRNVSMTAPRHQITVIIGSSGCGKTTLVKNILRLYNPWSGIIKIFETDVTNLDETELSDILKHIGVLFQNGALLNSITVAENISIPLEQHTNLPSSIINRLVHVKLGLVGLKGSETKLPSELSGGMRKRAALARAIALDPPLLFCDEPSAGLDPITSEALDRLILKMRDELGMTMVIVSHEVVSIERIADRIVFLDNGEVLFEGTIKEAKKSGIKKIDEFFKKGTNSPVK; translated from the coding sequence ATGAATGAAACAGATTCAAATCTTCTTGTTGAAGTTATAAATTTAACAGCAGGTTTCCAGGACACTAAGGTTATTCGTAACGTGTCCATGACTGCACCCCGTCATCAGATAACTGTAATTATAGGGTCAAGCGGATGCGGAAAAACAACCCTTGTCAAAAACATACTGCGCTTATATAATCCATGGTCAGGTATTATAAAAATTTTCGAAACGGACGTGACCAATCTCGATGAAACAGAATTAAGTGATATCTTAAAACATATAGGAGTTCTTTTCCAGAATGGGGCACTACTCAACTCTATTACAGTAGCAGAAAATATTTCAATCCCTCTTGAACAGCATACTAACCTTCCATCTTCAATAATTAACCGGCTTGTTCATGTTAAGCTGGGGCTTGTGGGTCTTAAAGGTTCAGAAACTAAACTTCCTTCAGAATTGTCTGGAGGAATGAGAAAACGTGCTGCTCTTGCGCGGGCTATTGCACTTGATCCTCCTCTGCTCTTTTGCGATGAACCTTCCGCAGGACTTGATCCCATTACTTCTGAAGCCCTTGACAGGCTTATTTTGAAGATGAGAGACGAACTGGGAATGACAATGGTCATTGTATCTCATGAAGTTGTAAGTATAGAACGTATTGCTGACAGAATCGTTTTTCTTGATAATGGAGAGGTGCTTTTTGAAGGCACTATTAAAGAGGCAAAGAAATCCGGTATAAAGAAAATTGACGAATTTTTTAAAAAGGGTACTAACAGTCCTGTAAAGTAA